One Aegilops tauschii subsp. strangulata cultivar AL8/78 chromosome 2, Aet v6.0, whole genome shotgun sequence genomic window, CCAAGCTCTCTGCCGCGCAACCGCGGCATCCAAATCGAGCGCAGCGTGAAGGAGGAGCGGATCTTGCCGCCGCCCTCGCGCGTCAAGGTGGagcgccgctcgccggcgccccTGCCCAATGCGACCATTAACACAAGCAAATTTggaaaaatgagaattgttttttTACTTTCTGAACATTATTGGAAATTGTGATCAAATTTTGAAATTCTGGTCTATTTCAggaaaacacaaacattttttgaaagcCTGAATGTTTTCTAAAAGGAAATTAATGTTTGAAGTTTTGAACTTGGTTTTTGAAATTTGTGAATTTaagaaaataagaaaataaaaagagaCAGAAAACACGAAAAATTAATAGAAAAAAGTATGACGCTGTGGCCTGGGGCTCGGCTACGAGCGACATTTAGCAGGCGGGCCCAGTAATGAGGTTCCAACGCTACGGGCTGTGGGTATGAGGATCCGATTTTCTACAGTTTTCATTTACTCTTTTTTAGTTTACTTTTTCTTTCGTTTATATTTTTTCTCCACCTATTTTCATTGGTTTCCCTTTTTTAATTTGCATTTGTTTCTCATTGGTTATTTTTTTCTTTGTTATACTTTgcttttgtttgtttgtttgtttgtttcttgtttttctttcttttcgtCGGGTTTTTCTTTTTTCGTTTCCTTGTAGGTTTTTATTGTATTTTTCTTCACACATGTCTTGTTTTACCCAATGTACAGTTTTAGAGCAAACGTAAAACATTTTTGTGGTAGACTTAGGAGATTTTTCAGATGCATAATGTAATTTTTTACAAATAAATGTGTTGAACACCATTTTAAAAATATAGTAGCAATTTTTCCAAACACAAGTTGAACATTTTTAACGGAAATAATTATTTTTAACCTACTGGAACAGATTTGTTACATTATATAAGCTTGTTTTAATGTCACAAGGATTTTTTTAATCGCTACAATTTTTCTTGAAAATTTCATATAAGTATTGGCGAAGGTACGGAACATTTTTTATACAGTATGAACCTTTTTTTTACATTGCATACAGTTTGTGTGACAATGACAGAAAAACTTTTTGGAAACTCGTGAAACTTTTTTTCAAATGGTACGTACATTAATTTTGAATGTATGAATTTATTTTTAATTATGCAAATATTTTTATGTATATTGTATAAACAGTTTTTTAAACGGAACATAGATGTTTTAAACACGTGACATTTTTAATGTATCAAACATTTACATTTtttacacgtttaacattttacAATGCATGATTACCTTATATATTTTTTTATGTAAATTGCTCTTCGGATTATATATATTTAAAATATTACGAATTgtaaataaattttaaaaaacaaaaaagtaaaaaatGTGAAGTAAAAACAAAAAAACGTGCATGACTTCGTCATGACATCAACACGGTGCGGCAGCTGGTTACTGGGTCGGCTCAGTTCCCGCTCCCTTTTTTTTAACAAAAGAGGGGGtttccctccgatttcattaaagaaaccatCGAATGAGATCAAATTCCAGTTTCAGAACCAACATTGAAATAAGTTTCCGCTCCATGTAGCTAGCCGTTCataggcgtcgccgctggcggcaCATAGCCACGCCCCTATTAGCGATACATAGCATTTCGCCTATAAAAATGTGTAATATGGTTTCACAGTAAAGAAATGTACATGGTCCGGTCCCCTAGAATGGTGGTTCCTCTTTCTATTGTATGTTTATTCGCCCTGCATTTTGATTTACGAGGACAGCCTAATTCTTATGTGTCTTGCATCTTCTTCCTCGCAGAGGAATCGTGGTTTCGGTTTTTACAATGGGAGCGACCGGGAGATACTCATAATGGACGCCATCCTTGACGTTCGCACCGAACTTGGGTGACGGTTGCTGACTGCAGGAAATGCAAGACCCGGCCAACGCCGACACCGAAGCCGAAGCCTACATCGGTGCGGCCTCCGATGCGCGCTGCCTCCATCTCAGAAGAAGTGATGATTATCTGGAGACGTTCTTTGGCCTGTAGTCTGAACATAGCTAGCATGGAGTGACTGTTTTGCTATGCCTCATCCCTGAGAGAGTGAGAGAAATAAAGTAGTGCACACTGGACCAAGTAAGCGGGAGATTCGATAAGTGTTTGGCAGATGATACGACATAGAATAGGTTACAACATTACACGGGTGTTTGTTTGGCGGCGGTCACTACTGTGAAATACTCGGAGTATCTCACAAGACTAGAACTGCCTTGGGAGTTGGGACTTGCTAGCAAGGGCACCATCTTGACTGAAGCTCAAATTCTTTTGTTGGTTCATCATTTATTCATGATATCTTTTGCTGGTTGAGGACTTGCAATACGGATGTCCGTAATACATACTGATTCACGGTAATTCCAGATTAGTTGTCAATTATGTGGTGGTTATTCCAGATTGCTATTGGGAATGGAAACTTTAGTGGGCTCGCTCGCCGGTGGGGGAGTCGACATGGCCAAATCTGGATTTCTCAGAGCTCGCAAACAATTAGGAACCTTCTGATTCACTTTCTCACTAGGACAGGCTGAATTTCTCTCACTGGGACAGCAACAGAGTTCAGATGGTGCTGCATCTGGACTCCGGTGCTTGGTCTGAAGGCGCGGCCGCCGTGTCTGCATCCGGCACAGTAGCACAAACATATAGGGATGGCCAATCTCCCGATTTCGCCCTTTGGATTTCCTACCCGGTGGCCGCTGGTGCTGCTCCGGAGAACGACCGGCCCTGATCACCGCCTCTGCGATCACTATGCATGGTGCTGCCGGCGCCCAAGTAAGTCAGGTTGATGAAGCCCCCATCTTGGAAAGCCCTCATGCTTCCAAATGATCACAACACCTTCGGTACGTTAGTTCAGTTCGTTTTTCTATCTTctattttttatatatatattttccaaaaaaattgATCATAGATATTTCAAAATTACTTTCTTAacttttttgaaaaaaatcattGAACAATAAAAAAAATCCTTTTACCATTAAAAATAATACCaatcaaaaaaatgttcatcacatttaaaaatattcatgcatTCCGAAAAATGTCTGTGACATTTTAAAAAATTGCATAATGTAAAAAATGTCTGCATAATGTGAAAAGAATGTTTCATACCATTCCAAAATTGTAGGTGACATTTAGAAAACTTTCACACGATTCAAACATATGTTCGTGAAAATTTtaaaatatatatataaaataaagTATGTTTCGGGTAATTTTGGAAAAACATGTTTTGTAACATTCAataaaatgtacaatgtgtattcaaaaaaaaagttcaaacatgtatttgaaaaaattaTTTGTCATGTATAAAAAAATCTTCAACGTGTATCAATGAAATGTTCCCCATGTATAAACAAATATACAACTTGTATAAAATAAGTAGGCATGTGTTTGTAAAGATTAAAAATGGAAAATaaaaaagggaaaaaggaaaCGGAGCAAAACATGAGCAAAACTAAAATAAAACCCGATAAAGAAACATAGAAAAACGGAAAAGAAAAAAACACATGGAATGTTCTAGAATAGGTCCATACATGTCTACAGAACCTTCTCAAGACCACTTTGATGGGCCGGCCCACTAAGGTGAGGGCGCACTCAGGCGAGAGGCAAGGAAAAGCTACATCTCGCAATAAGCGAGACAAAGCTCCCATCTCACGTCGTGTCGTCCGAGTTGTTGCCGCTGGGCACATTAGATCCTCCCCATTTTCCAACCGACATCTCCCCGAAACCTATTTCTCCTCCCTCCAGCCTGATCCTCGAAGTTGGTCTCGTCCTTGTCCATACTATATCTAGATTATTCTCTCGTCCACCCGCAAGAGAGTCTTCTCGAATCGAAGATGACCAATCCTCCACTTAGAAAGAAGCTCGACGAAGATGATCCTCGCCAACTGAATTAACAGATGTTTTTTGTTGGTCAATCAACTTATGTAAAGGCTAAGTTTGTGGTGTATTTTTAAGTATTACTTTTGTAAGTGCTTCTAGTGCCCCTATTGTTTTGGATGATTAAATGAAAAAGAAATATTAAGAGCTAGCGTTTTTGTGTGTATACACAAGTAAATATCAATAAGGATTTGGTTTAATCGAAGAGTATGGACCCCAAAAATTGTGTGTGACAATGAAGTCCTGGGAATGCCCCTGCGAGGTGTAGGTGATATGCCCTAGAGCCAATAATAACAGTTATTATTGACCTCGAAGTTCGTGATTAAGTTTATATTTTGTGTTGTAACTGCAATGGTCCTTGAGTTTGTATATCCATAAAGTCTCAGAGGGAAACCCATATGCATgggtggaataataaacggtaaatgtattcctagtcgtgcatGTAAGACTAGCtgaagtgttgcatgatggtcacgttttcctgatcatgggcatgactATGCCTACAATTGTGACAAGGGACTTTCGGGTTCATGGAAAGGTAtgacaagggactagatagctcaagatttagatttgctcctccgacgatggagagatatttgTTGGGACCTCttggtgttacggtatccatcatcgctTGGCCAGACATAGtctgatttgatcacggggatgctgAAACGCGGAAcgagaaaagagaaaaaaaccGATAACGAGGAAACTGGCACAGTGAACAAGATGTTGATTCATGGGGATGCCATTAAATCTCACCTCGGATATTTGTAACATATCACGAAGCAACATGAATAACATCGGCAATGAGCATCAATGTGCAATTCAACCTCTTGACCATCCAAACAGGAGTTGTTGGTCTCTCCCCCCTTGAAACAGGAGTTGTTGGTCTCTCTCCCCTTGAATTCCAAGTGCCAGATGCATGGACATCCAAACACCATAATTCGGGATGAATGTCTGTATCAGTGTCGTGGAGAGATTTGAAATTTGATATTGGAGCCAATGCAATTTAGGGTCTTTGAATGTGCCATCCAAACAGATCTTAAGATATAGCAGACAGATTACGACTTTTAGGCTCATGAACATCCAAACATCAAAATTTGGGTTGAATGTCAGTATCATTGTCCTGGAGAGATTTGATATTGGAGCCAATGCAATTCAGAGTCTTTGAATGTCTCATCGAAACAAAGGCTAAGGTATACCCAATGGATTAGTTTTAGGCTTCGAAAGGTGCTTCCAATTAGTAAATACAAGATAAGATAGATGACTATTATAATTAAATAAAAAGAAGTAAAACAAATACAAGAACAAAAGAGAAAGAAAGACTGCCCATAGTGCACCAAACCACGCAACCAAAACAAGACAAACACCGATGGAGAAGCTAGGCAGCAAACTCACGTACTGGCATCTTcagttttttttgcaaaaactgTAGATAAGCATACAGTAGGCTATATAATACTCCATTTCCATTACCTGCCCTGACAAACCAAGTTAGGTATCGATACCAGCCAGACACCTAGCCTAAAGTAATAGAAGTCACATGTCACCTAGGAATCATCTTAACACTTGTCTTTATATAAGTACGTCTTATTCTGGAAGCACTTTCCTATATAAGCATCTAAAGACCTCTATCAACAATCCGCACACAACTAATTAAACCACACCGCTCATTTTAGTTCCTTACTAGTTGCACTTGAGATCTTGGAGATGGACATCTCTTTTGCTGGATGCGTAGCTCTCTGTGGGGTTACGCTTGTGAGTGCATGGCTAGTACACTGGGTATACAGATGGATGAACCCTTTCTGCAACGGGGTTCTTCCTCCCGGCTCCATGGGGTTCCCCATTATTGGTGAGACCTTGGCCTTCCTCAAGGCAAGCCCTTCCTTGGACATCCCAGACTACTTCAAACTAAGGATGAAGAGGTATACCGTATATATAGTGTTACTAGTGTAGTGTCACTTTTCATTTTTTGCAAATAAACACACGTAATAATTCTACGTACCATCCGTACGTACCACATGCATATTTGGGCAGGTATGGTCCGGTTTTCAAGACGAGCTTGCTGGGGCAGCCGGCGGTGATCTCCACCGACGCGGAGGCCAACCGGTTTATCCTTCAGCAGGAAGGCACCATGTTCCGTCTTGGGTACCCTCGGGCACTCACCAAGATATTCGGCGAGAAGAGCATCGAGGCCTTCCATGGCACCATCCACAAGTTCATCCGTAGATGCGCCTACATGTTGTTCGGCCTCCAGACCCTCAAGGAGACGCTCCTCCCTGAGATGGAGGCCTCCGTGAGGGAGCGCCTCGCCGCGTGGGCCGCCATGCCCAGCGTCGACGTGCGTGGCGGTGCGCCCGATGCAAGTGCCTTGCCTTGTTGCTCCATCCCGTTCCTGCAATATTCATTTCAGTGTATGTATAGTATACATGCAAGTGCTAGCTATAGCTACTGTCGTCTACGTTTCAGATTATGTTCGAGCTGGTGACTAGGAAATGCCTGGGATTCGATTCCACAAAGTCCAGGGAGCTGAGGAGCAAGTTCGACACGCTTTTCTCAGGGCTCTTCTCATTCCCGATATATTTCCCTGGGACACCATTTTACCGATGCATGCAGGTATATAAACTATACTAGCTAAGTACAGTAATAATTagctttctttttggttttccttcaatcaatcaagaGCTGGCAACATAATCTCCTCACGGTGCGCGTGCAGGCAAGGAAAAATATTCACAAGACACTGCGGGATACGTTGGCAGAGAGGTTAGGTGCACCAGCGAAGAAACATGGCGACCTCCTCGACATAATCGTCGAGGAGCTGCAGGGTGAAGAGCCATCGATAAGTGAGGATTTTGCTATTGATATGCTCTCCACCTTGTTGTTCGCCAGCGTCTTCACGCTGTCAGGAACCATCGCTGTAGCATTCAAGTCACTCCATGACAACCCGGACGTTGTCCAGGCGCTCCAGGTTGGTTGGTTGGATGATCTTTCTCTCAtatgtagtactccctctattccataatgtagtgcctataaATTTTTGTGGAAGTCAAACTTTGCCAACTTTGACCAAGTGTATAGAGAAAACAGTCTACATCTACAATACCAAACATGTACATTCTGAAAATATAACTCATGATGTATCCAATGATGTGCATTTGGTATTCTAGATGTACCTACTTTTCTCTAAAAATATGATCAAAGTTTGTAATGTTTGACTTTTgcaaaaatctataggcactacattatggaacggagggagtatctatTACCCCGTCTGTATTTTCAGTAGTGTAATTTTTTAACATACGAAATATATTTTATTAGTCAAATTTATGATCAAAGTTATTTGATGTAAAATATATAAGGGGATTAATAAACCCAGATGGAGGAAAAGCTATTTATAGGTAGTAATACTGTTCTAGTCATCTTCAAGGTATACTGATGGCACATGTAATAAAATGAAGGGAGTAGAAGGATCCTGACAGCTGCATGCAAAACAACTAATAGCATCCTGAAAACTTGCACTTTACACAGAAGGAGAACCGGGCTATGCTCAATGGTCGAATGGGTGGGTGCTCCGGGCTCACATGGGAGGAGTACAAGTCATTGACATTCACTAATCAGGTACATGCTTTTTTAAAACATTGATTACAACTGGGTATATTCATATTTTTCGTTGTAGCTCTGTAAATTTGACAAAAAGTTTCTGTTTGACTTTTAATGAAGGTGACCAATGAGATCATTCGAATAAGCAATGCTGCACTTGTAGTATTTAGAAAAGCTCTTACAGATGCACAAGTCAATGGTAAACACTCAGAAACATTataatatactactccctccgttacaTAATTCATGGTATTAGTtcactaaaaccacgacgagaaTTATacaacggagggagtagtaatttGTTCCACTAGCTAACAAACCAGTAGAGTTCTATATACCAATAATTTCCAAGGTGGTTGTTGCTTAATGTATGTGTTGATTCCCTCTTCCTGCAGGCTATACAATTCCAGCTGGATGGCTGGTCATAGTCAACCCCATGGCAGTTCATCTGAACGGAGAATTGTTCGAAGATCCACTCAAATTTAACCCATGGAGGTGGATGGTTAGTGAAGAATTAATTCTTTTGATTCTACTCCCTGTTTTCTACCCAATTTAATTAAGAAATTTGGTTGGCACCAATGCTGGGTGTAAATAAATTGGACAAATCGAAAAACATAGGATGAGTCAAAGCGCAGCGCAATGCTGAAGaatttcatgccatttggagCAGGCATCAGGGTTTGTCCTGCCGCAGAGTTTGTCAAGCTGCTCGTAACACTTACCCTCCATGTCTTGGTGACCGAGTATAAGTGAGTGCCTTTCACTCCCCAAAGCATATATGTTGCTTGCTTTCGTCAGATTGTTCATGCATGGATGGGATATGCAATATGCAATTTTAACTTCCTAGTTCCTACACAGATGGGAAGAAATGAAACAAACAGATGTATTCAGAAGTGGAGATGTTATGTTCCCGCAGGGCTACCACATTCGACTTCAACCCCAAGACGATAACTGATGCATACATATACCAACAGGAAACTAAGCCTATGAGACTTCTCAGTTCTACCACAATATCTAAATGTCATGGTTATGAACCCGGATGTTTCTATGGACTACTAAGCATTATACCCTTGTTACTTGGGGCATTCATGTGAACTGGATTTTGCATTATTGTTTTCACATCTATTTGGACGGTGTTACCAATCGTCATTTTGTTTACCATTGAATAAAAGTGCCATCATATATCCTATGACTATAAATCTGGTATTTAAGTGAGTTTGCCCGGTTATTTTTCTTCCATGGTGTGCATTTGTATTCGATTGAACTGTGTTTGATATGACAGCAAGAAAATAAAAGTCTCCCATATTCAACAAAAATAATCGTTCAAGTCTATTTATCACCGCATTAGCTTAGATGTATCACTCAAATCTTGAAATAGCCAAAGTCCAAAGGTATTTATTGGAATAAAGATTGGAAACACGCTCAACTTGTGCTCTTGGACCAAAGTACATTAGAGTGATCTGGTTTGCGATGATAGTGCTCTTCCTGAGAGCCTAAACTTATCAAGCTAATTTACCTTGAAATTCTTTCAAAGGGTGTATCACCCCATCAATCCTGCTATATCTCACCATCATCATCAGTTTTTTGTTGCATACCCTCCCTCGAAGTGTGACCCTATGCCATCTTGCGACCATGTCATGACTTTCCATAGAACCTTGAGATGATGTGTTTTGCAACATTTTTCCATTATTGAAGATCACTAAAACAACAAGGTTCATTTGTCATTCGAGAAGGTTCTTGAGATCTCCTGAAGACCAGGATATTTTGTCGTGGAATATACCGAAGAAAGTGCTTCATGCTAAAGTGAGCTTTTAGAGCATGGGAGGAGTATTTCATGAGCAACAAAGATATTTGAGAAGAAGGTTCTTAAACTTCATGGATAATTATTGTCAAAATATTTTGGAAGACTTCTAGAATTATGGAAAGCTCTAGAGTTAGATACTTAGGCATAGTAAGAAAATAGCTAGGCCTTAGATAATAGTGTAGACAAAAGTCTAGGCTAGAGGTATTTCTAGTTATAGGGTTGGACAGTTGCCATTTGGTACTAATCCATCGGTGTGATTAGACAAGCAAGGAAGgtggccctcccctcctccatcgAAGCAGTAGTTGAACTGCATTATATGCATAGTTTGAACTTTTGCAAAATTGTTCAAATGGGGCTTGTAATATATCATTGGAAATTTATGGACATGGCGATCATAATCTACGTTGAACATTTTCCAAAATGTCCATGGTTTAAAAGCAGTTTTGAAAACCATGTTTATTACGCCAAAAACATGAATAGTATTTTTGAGCTCATTTTTAAATGGTTCAACAAAACAAGACAAATGATATGGCATTGGAAAGCTGCTACATATGTGCTCATTTTTATATAGAAATGTTTCTCAATTTCCGTACAATTCAAgagaattttaaaaaatgatgAATTTTGAAACCAAACTGCGAAGATCGTATTTTTATCTTTTAAAAAAAGCTTCATCGGAATGATGCAAATGATATGGTGTTGGAAAGCTGATGAAAATGCACTATGTTTTCATATACAAAGTTATTTCTAATTCCAAATGGTTTAAATGTAATTAACCATTAACCTTAATAAAACATAAATAAAAATAACCAAAATAAAACTGAAATTTAAAATAACCAAATAAAATGCATATATGAAATTAACccatataaaaaataaataagaaatttgtatattaaaacATAAATTAAACATTAACCTAAAAAAATTaaccaaattaaaaataaaatagGTAAAATAAACCAAATAAACCTAGAAAGCATACCGGTGACGTGGGTTGGAATACCCCACGCCACCAGCGTCGGGCGGCTCTAACCCCAACCCATCCTAACTCTCCCGTTCTCTCACCCCCTGCCCACCTCTTCCTTCTCCATGCGCCCACTGTCGTTTCACTCCCACACCATCACTGTTTCCACCTCCCCCATCTccgtcgccgccgcgccgccccccACAATGAGCCCCGATTGCCGCTATCGTTTTTGTTTTATAAATTATAGTGTAGACTATTTAGATATTTCAGGTGCATTATAGTATAGATTATTTAGCTAGCTTAGGTAATTTAGGAATTTTAAATAGTTTAGGTACATTATAGTGTAGATTATTTAGATAGTGTAGGTACTTTAGAATTTAGATAATTTGTTTGGGTATTGTAACTTGCTTATGTACTTTAGAAAGTTTAGATAGTGTAGTTAGTTTAGATAGTTTCGGTCAATAGTGTGTTTCGATATTCTAATCAAACTTTGCAAGTATTCAAAAGGAGTGCCAAGTTTTTGGTGTGATGTTGATTAATATACATTTCGTCAAATTTTTAGCGCTTAGTATGTCCAATTTGGAGGCAAGGTCATGGCGAATTTTTTCGGCAATTTTAGAATGCAATTATTTATTAACTTGTTAGGTATTGTCAGCATCACAGATGGCGCCGAAGTATCACGTTTTCAGATAGGAGGTCAATAAATGGTATGCGGATATTACCAAGGATTGTGTGACGCACCACCTTGGCTACTGGAACACCCTGGAGCTCGCGGCGCAcgcctatgatacgtctccaccgtatctataatttatgaagtattcatgctattatattatccatcttggatgttttatgggctttactatgcacttttatattatttttgggactaacctattgaccaagagcctagtgccagttcctgttttttcccttgtttcagtgtttcaaagaaaaggaatatcaaacggagtcgaaacggaatgaaaccttctggagaagttattttcggaaagaaagcaacccgggagacttggagtccacgtcaagaaagcaacgaggaaggcacgaggtaggggggcgcgcccacccccctgggcgcgccctccaccctcgtgggcccctcgtggctcccctgacgtatttcttccgcctatatatatccatataccctaaaatgATCGGGAAAcaatagatctggagttccgccgccgcaagcctctgtagccaccaaaaaccaatcgggaccttgttccggcaccctgccggacgggggaaccctcaccggtggcatcttcatcatcccgatgctctccatgacgaggagggagtagttcaccctcggggctgagggtatgtaccaatatctatgtgtttgatctctctctctctcgtgttcttgatttggcacgatcttgatgtattgcgagctttgctattatagttggatcttatgtttcttcttcccttctactctcttgtaatggattgagttttccctttaaagtaatcttatcagattgagtctttaatgatttgagaacacttgatgtatgtcttgccgtgcgtatctgtggtgacaatgggatatcacgtgattcacttgatgtatgttttggtgatcaacttacgggttccgcccatgaacctatgcataggggttggcacacgttttcgtcttgattctccggtataaactttggggcactctttgaggttctatgtgt contains:
- the LOC109745243 gene encoding cytochrome P450 87A3-like — its product is MDISFAGCVALCGVTLVSAWLVHWVYRWMNPFCNGVLPPGSMGFPIIGETLAFLKASPSLDIPDYFKLRMKRYGPVFKTSLLGQPAVISTDAEANRFILQQEGTMFRLGYPRALTKIFGEKSIEAFHGTIHKFIRRCAYMLFGLQTLKETLLPEMEASVRERLAAWAAMPSVDVRGGAPDIMFELVTRKCLGFDSTKSRELRSKFDTLFSGLFSFPIYFPGTPFYRCMQARKNIHKTLRDTLAERLGAPAKKHGDLLDIIVEELQGEEPSISEDFAIDMLSTLLFASVFTLSGTIAVAFKSLHDNPDVVQALQKENRAMLNGRMGGCSGLTWEEYKSLTFTNQVTNEIIRISNAALVVFRKALTDAQVNGYTIPAGWLVIVNPMAVHLNGELFEDPLKFNPWRWMDESKRSAMLKNFMPFGAGIRVCPAAEFVKLLVTLTLHVLVTEYKWEEMKQTDVFRSGDVMFPQGYHIRLQPQDDN